From the Candidatus Cloacimonadota bacterium genome, the window TTAGCGGCGCGCCGGATTTGGATTTGAACAGCCTCCTCCCCCAGATACAGGATTTCATCGAGCGCAACCTCGCTCACCACAAACAGATAGCTTTCTATGGAGGAAGTTTCACCGCTTTGCAGCAGTATTATCGCGAAAATCTTCTGCGTTTGGTTTTAAAACTAATTGATGACCAAACCAGCTTCAGAATCTCCACCCATCCGCTTTTTGTGGATGAAGATATTTTGGATTGGTGCGCGGCTTGGAACATCAAAACCATCGAGCTGGGCATCCAGGATTTTAGTGACGAAGTTTTGCGCCAGTCCTGTCGCGGTTATGATGGCAAACAGGCTTGGGAAGCGGCTTCCCGGGTGAAAGAGAAAGGTTTTGAGCTTGGCATACAACTCATGCCCGGTTTGCCCGGATGGAGCCAAGCCAGCCTGGCAGAAAATCATGCCCGGATCCTGGAACTAAAAGCCAACCTGTTAAGACTTTATCCTCTTATCATTATCCGCGGAACCGCCTTGGAAAAGATTTTTCACTCTGGAGAATACACTCCGCTCAGTTTGGAGGAAGCTGTCACTCAATGCGCGAATTATTTTCCCATCGCCGAAAAGGCAAATACACGCATCATCAAACTTGGCATCCCTTCAAATATCAACCCTGAGGAAATTGTTGCCGGTCCCTGGCATCCCGCTTTTGGGGAATTGGTGAAAGCGGAGCTCGTCGCGCGCAAAGTGCTTTCCATCAATCCGCAGGAAGAAGCTGTAACTTTGGAACGCGAAGAAATCCGTCTCCTTAAAGCTCACGGCGGCAAGGCCTTGGATAAAGTTCAGGCCTGGTTTGAACATAACACTTGAATAAAAATTGGACTAAAAACAAAAAAACTTTTTGGCTTGGCTCGAAAATAGCTTATAGTATATGTAGCCTACAGACACTACATAGAATGCCCTCCGAAACGTGGGAACACCGCCCGGTGTTTCCCACGTTTTTTTATTCTCCAAAAAAAGAGATTGACACAGTTTGAAGAGCCGGAAACAATGTGATTACTCATTTGGGACTCAACAGAAAAAAGG encodes:
- a CDS encoding radical SAM protein — protein: MKIFPVFLGMRGCPTRCIYCDQDRISGAPDLDLNSLLPQIQDFIERNLAHHKQIAFYGGSFTALQQYYRENLLRLVLKLIDDQTSFRISTHPLFVDEDILDWCAAWNIKTIELGIQDFSDEVLRQSCRGYDGKQAWEAASRVKEKGFELGIQLMPGLPGWSQASLAENHARILELKANLLRLYPLIIIRGTALEKIFHSGEYTPLSLEEAVTQCANYFPIAEKANTRIIKLGIPSNINPEEIVAGPWHPAFGELVKAELVARKVLSINPQEEAVTLEREEIRLLKAHGGKALDKVQAWFEHNT